The following coding sequences lie in one Enterococcus sp. 9E7_DIV0242 genomic window:
- a CDS encoding ABC transporter ATP-binding protein, which translates to MNELVKVMNLAKQYDGQQVLEAITFSINDGELFSILGPNGAGKSTLISLILGLTKADAGEILLDGKLLDSDSTEHKSLISVVFQNSILDSELSVKDNLVMRAYFYTNNWKAARKLATEKLADVQGSHLLNKRYGVLSGGERRKVDIARALLNTPKLLFLDEPTTGLDIASRADMWRLVHQLKEKYKMTVVLTTHYMEEARDSDNILMLSAGQIVACDAPEQLKATYNCSTLEDVFLAIVDKGMPAMA; encoded by the coding sequence ATGAATGAATTAGTAAAAGTAATGAACTTAGCGAAACAATATGACGGTCAACAGGTGCTGGAAGCAATCACCTTTTCAATCAACGATGGGGAGCTGTTCTCGATTCTCGGTCCGAACGGTGCCGGTAAATCAACTTTGATTTCATTGATTCTGGGGCTAACAAAAGCTGATGCAGGTGAGATATTATTGGATGGTAAACTATTGGATTCAGATTCCACGGAACATAAATCACTGATCTCCGTTGTTTTTCAAAACAGTATATTGGATTCAGAACTGTCAGTCAAAGATAACTTGGTCATGAGAGCGTACTTCTATACCAACAATTGGAAAGCTGCGAGAAAACTGGCAACAGAAAAATTGGCAGATGTACAAGGAAGTCATCTTTTGAACAAACGCTACGGTGTTCTATCAGGTGGAGAGAGACGGAAGGTCGATATTGCCAGAGCCTTACTAAACACACCGAAGCTATTGTTCCTCGATGAACCAACAACAGGACTGGACATTGCTTCTCGTGCCGATATGTGGCGATTGGTTCATCAATTAAAAGAGAAATATAAAATGACCGTTGTTTTGACCACACATTATATGGAGGAAGCCAGAGATTCAGATAACATCTTAATGCTTTCAGCAGGACAGATTGTTGCCTGCGATGCACCGGAACAATTGAAAGCAACCTATAATTGCTCGACATTAGAGGACGTATTTTTAGCCATTGTTGATAAAGGAATGCCCGCAATGGCATAA
- a CDS encoding ABC transporter permease — translation MNALVYRGLLLFFKNKQAVVGSFIGALIMIGLYVFLLGDSLVNQLSMLSNPQLVIDTWMLAGVIGIASASSTLGSVSQLIRDKERNVYTDFMISPVSKSKIMLGYFFSTFLISTIITLAVIIVSELYIVFLSDGAFLSLPNFGLLALAGILTVFCSSSFMFFVASFFRRIDTFSTMTSIIGPLLGFLTGCYVPIGSLPEATQNVIQYFPLTSGVVLIRRVLTENAFASENSEAVQAIKEELGIVMNYQHEILVPVLILIVSSLVFLGIALWNVKRIEMKR, via the coding sequence ATGAATGCATTAGTATATAGAGGGTTATTATTGTTTTTCAAAAATAAACAGGCGGTTGTGGGGTCATTTATAGGCGCATTGATTATGATCGGCTTATATGTCTTTTTATTGGGGGATAGCTTAGTCAATCAATTATCTATGCTATCAAATCCACAGCTAGTTATTGATACATGGATGTTGGCAGGGGTTATCGGAATTGCTTCAGCTAGTTCGACTCTAGGCTCAGTGAGTCAATTGATTCGTGATAAGGAGCGTAATGTTTATACAGATTTCATGATTTCACCGGTTTCTAAAAGTAAAATCATGCTGGGTTACTTTTTCAGTACCTTCTTGATTTCAACAATCATTACGTTAGCAGTCATCATTGTTTCTGAATTGTACATCGTCTTTCTTTCAGATGGAGCCTTCTTGTCGTTGCCGAACTTTGGCTTGTTAGCTCTTGCTGGGATCTTAACAGTATTTTGTTCTTCTTCATTTATGTTTTTTGTAGCTAGCTTCTTCCGTCGTATAGACACGTTCTCAACAATGACGTCAATCATTGGTCCATTGCTTGGGTTCCTAACAGGCTGTTATGTGCCGATTGGCAGCTTACCGGAGGCAACACAAAATGTGATTCAATATTTCCCATTAACAAGTGGTGTTGTGTTGATTCGCCGTGTATTGACTGAAAATGCATTTGCATCAGAAAACTCAGAGGCCGTACAAGCAATCAAAGAAGAGTTGGGCATCGTGATGAACTACCAACATGAAATCCTTGTGCCAGTGTTGATCCTTATTGTATCTAGTCTTGTATTTTTAGGCATCGCTCTTTGGAATGTAAAAAGAATTGAAATGAAACGATAA